In Desulfonatronovibrio magnus, the following proteins share a genomic window:
- a CDS encoding SNF2-related protein: MVIIDEAHHSKNRNTLNWKLANTLKKRFLLLLTATPVENNLMELYNLITLLKPGQLKTASAFKEEFITRGDPTDPKNRARLRELLNQVMIRNTRAVANIHIPPRFAETIRIQPTRAES, from the coding sequence ATGGTCATTATTGACGAGGCCCATCACTCGAAAAACCGCAACACCCTGAACTGGAAACTGGCCAATACCCTGAAAAAAAGATTTCTGCTTCTTCTTACTGCCACCCCGGTGGAGAACAATTTGATGGAGCTTTACAATCTGATTACCCTGCTTAAGCCCGGACAGCTCAAAACAGCTTCGGCCTTCAAGGAAGAGTTCATTACCAGGGGCGATCCCACAGATCCAAAAAACCGGGCCAGATTAAGGGAGCTTCTTAATCAGGTCATGATTCGCAATACCAGGGCTGTGGCCAATATCCATATTCCACCCAGGTTTGCAGAAACCATTCGAATCCAGCCCACCAGGGCCGAGTCTTAA